From the genome of Trichocoleus sp. FACHB-46, one region includes:
- a CDS encoding peptidoglycan-binding protein: protein MAYTNAQFRSILNGYGFGSSPEPDPNFPISSYEGLLVDRTTVEAIRAFQTYFKLKVDGIAGPLTMAKAEQAMRILQDNLNRVIRANIPQNQPFYGPRTVAAVKEFERRYAYNVDGVANLVVRQRLNDLARAVV from the coding sequence ATGGCTTACACCAATGCCCAATTCCGCAGTATTTTGAACGGTTATGGTTTCGGTTCCTCTCCCGAACCCGATCCCAACTTCCCTATCTCCAGCTACGAAGGACTACTCGTTGACAGAACTACAGTAGAAGCTATTAGAGCCTTCCAAACCTACTTTAAACTTAAGGTGGACGGCATTGCTGGCCCGCTCACGATGGCAAAAGCAGAACAAGCGATGCGGATTTTGCAAGATAATCTCAACCGTGTGATCCGAGCCAATATTCCTCAGAATCAACCGTTTTATGGTCCTAGAACCGTCGCTGCGGTTAAAGAGTTTGAGCGCCGCTATGCCTACAATGTGGATGGCGTTGCCAATCTTGTAGTTCGTCAGCGTCTCAATGACCTAGCCCGTGCTGTTGTTTAG
- a CDS encoding PAS domain-containing protein, with protein MPQNLSASSHLQREELCYLFVENLPFAAALLDRDMNYLITSQRWLSDLGLDQLDITGRSHYEFFPQHCHPLSAAHQQCLAEATELCVEEQFQRSDRAIAWRQWKICSWQDRSGAIVGVMLLAEDITQRKQAEAALRENEAELQAIIDNCPAIIYLRDTQGRLTRVNRQFEILTGMSAEQICGKSSHDLFPQHVADEHWRNDQILLTSGKAITVEELAPQADGLHTYLSVKFPIFNAKGEVSVTGGISTDISDRKQFESALRQSEAKLREKAQREQLLNQLTNQIRSSLNLNQTLETAVGEIQSLLQLDRCLFVRYCQDTTPPYWEITQEAKDPALDSLLGFKNVDADILPLAEKSLRREGVRIDDVQREPDPTTREFFTFLGYTSTLTLPVHTQSGEIGVICCAMTQANRTWDDSEVALLQAVGDNLAIAIDQAKLYEQSRAAAATAQAQTKQLEQTLRALQQTQAQLVQTEKMSSLGQLVAGVAHEINNPVNFIYGNLSHADGYMQDLLHLLALYQRHYPQPHPEIQQEMADIDIEFLSGDLPNLLSSMKVGADRIQKIVLALRNFSRMDEAEVKSVNLHEGIDSTLMILHNRIKDTPNHRGIEIIKNYGNLPLLECYAGQLNQVFMNVLSNAIDALNERDSQRSLQEIKQNPSTITIQTRKLDAQQVQIRIADNGPGIPEPIRQRLFEPFFTTKPIGKGTGLGLSISYQVVVEKHLGQLECISALGQGAEFLITLPLRLQGIERI; from the coding sequence ATGCCTCAGAACCTCTCTGCCTCCAGTCACTTACAGCGTGAGGAACTCTGCTATCTATTTGTTGAGAATCTCCCCTTTGCTGCCGCCCTGCTCGATCGCGACATGAACTATCTCATCACCAGTCAGCGGTGGTTGAGTGACTTGGGGTTAGATCAGCTAGATATCACAGGGCGATCGCATTACGAATTTTTTCCTCAGCACTGTCATCCCTTGAGTGCTGCTCACCAACAGTGTTTGGCTGAAGCCACAGAACTTTGTGTCGAAGAACAGTTTCAACGATCAGATCGGGCGATCGCTTGGCGACAATGGAAAATTTGCTCTTGGCAAGATCGATCGGGTGCCATCGTGGGCGTCATGCTACTGGCTGAAGACATTACCCAACGCAAGCAAGCCGAGGCAGCCCTGCGCGAAAATGAAGCAGAGTTACAGGCCATTATTGACAACTGTCCTGCCATTATTTACCTCAGGGATACCCAAGGTCGGCTAACCCGTGTGAACCGCCAGTTTGAAATTTTGACAGGGATGAGTGCCGAACAGATTTGCGGCAAGAGCAGTCATGATCTCTTTCCCCAACATGTCGCTGATGAGCACTGGAGAAACGACCAAATCCTATTGACCTCTGGCAAAGCAATCACGGTAGAGGAGTTGGCACCCCAGGCTGACGGTTTACATACTTATCTCTCTGTCAAGTTCCCTATTTTTAACGCTAAGGGCGAAGTTTCTGTAACGGGCGGTATTTCAACAGATATCAGCGATCGCAAGCAATTTGAATCAGCTCTGAGGCAATCAGAGGCCAAGCTGAGAGAAAAAGCCCAGCGCGAACAACTGCTTAATCAGCTCACAAATCAAATTCGGAGTTCCCTCAATCTCAATCAAACCCTAGAAACAGCGGTTGGGGAAATTCAATCTTTGTTGCAGCTCGATCGCTGTTTGTTTGTCCGCTACTGTCAAGATACTACGCCTCCTTATTGGGAGATCACTCAAGAAGCGAAAGATCCTGCCCTCGACAGCTTATTAGGATTTAAAAACGTCGATGCAGACATTCTGCCCTTAGCTGAGAAATCTTTAAGACGAGAGGGTGTTCGCATTGACGATGTGCAAAGGGAGCCTGACCCAACTACTCGGGAATTCTTTACCTTTTTAGGCTACACTTCCACGCTGACGCTCCCTGTTCATACTCAATCTGGTGAGATTGGTGTTATCTGTTGCGCCATGACTCAAGCGAACCGAACTTGGGATGATTCAGAGGTAGCCTTACTGCAAGCAGTGGGCGACAATTTGGCGATCGCCATCGATCAAGCCAAACTGTACGAACAAAGCCGTGCGGCTGCGGCGACCGCCCAAGCGCAGACCAAACAGCTAGAGCAGACACTCCGCGCACTCCAGCAAACCCAAGCACAATTAGTCCAGACCGAGAAAATGTCTAGTCTGGGACAACTCGTGGCGGGTGTGGCGCATGAGATTAATAACCCCGTAAACTTCATTTATGGCAACCTCTCTCATGCCGATGGGTACATGCAGGACTTGCTGCATCTGTTAGCTCTCTATCAACGACATTACCCTCAGCCTCATCCAGAGATTCAGCAGGAGATGGCCGACATTGATATAGAGTTCCTCTCAGGAGATTTGCCCAACCTACTGTCATCTATGAAAGTAGGAGCAGACCGCATTCAAAAGATTGTGCTAGCGCTGCGTAACTTCTCCCGCATGGATGAAGCCGAGGTTAAGTCAGTGAATCTCCATGAAGGCATTGATAGCACCTTGATGATTCTCCATAACCGTATTAAGGATACGCCTAACCATCGCGGCATTGAGATCATCAAAAACTACGGCAATCTTCCTCTATTGGAATGTTACGCCGGACAGCTAAATCAAGTCTTTATGAATGTGCTCTCGAATGCGATCGATGCGCTCAATGAACGAGATAGCCAGCGATCGCTTCAAGAAATCAAACAAAATCCCAGTACCATTACGATTCAGACTCGTAAGCTTGATGCTCAGCAAGTGCAGATTAGGATTGCAGATAACGGGCCTGGCATCCCAGAACCTATCAGACAGCGCTTATTTGAGCCCTTCTTCACCACCAAACCGATTGGCAAAGGTACAGGGTTAGGTTTATCCATCAGCTACCAGGTGGTCGTTGAGAAACATTTGGGTCAGCTTGAATGTATCTCTGCTCTAGGGCAAGGTGCTGAGTTTTTGATCACTCTCCCTCTCAGGCTTCAGGGGATCGAGCGGATATAA
- a CDS encoding S-adenosyl-l-methionine hydroxide adenosyltransferase family protein, with amino-acid sequence MLIHIIADYGQGDLAFAEVVQRIRLYLPDAEPILTPVPAFSTLAAGFCVAQLGLNEAPAGTIIYHNVAPRQDDEQARTENAGERLAFARLPNGVRVMGVNAGHAFSFVRDAAAELRWAAVAAEGSQFRSRDLFPQAAAAIALGQPEALDDVLEPTDIPDIPENCIAYIDGYGNLKTTIKQSDRKAEVGSAISVRIGDTEQTAIASDGSFAVEPGQIAFAPGSSGWTDSAGQETQWMELFLRGHSAWEAFGRPAVGSQIQIRERILAGNSGPA; translated from the coding sequence ATGCTGATCCACATCATTGCCGATTATGGACAAGGCGACCTCGCTTTTGCGGAAGTCGTGCAGCGCATCAGACTGTATTTACCAGACGCTGAACCGATCCTTACCCCTGTTCCCGCCTTTTCTACGCTAGCAGCGGGCTTTTGTGTGGCCCAGCTAGGTCTCAATGAAGCTCCCGCTGGCACCATCATTTATCACAACGTTGCGCCTCGCCAGGATGACGAGCAAGCCCGTACAGAAAATGCTGGGGAGCGGCTGGCTTTTGCCCGCCTGCCCAATGGAGTACGGGTCATGGGAGTCAATGCAGGGCACGCTTTCTCCTTTGTGCGGGATGCGGCAGCAGAGTTGCGTTGGGCCGCAGTAGCCGCCGAAGGCTCCCAGTTTCGATCGCGCGATCTCTTTCCTCAAGCCGCTGCTGCGATCGCTCTGGGGCAACCAGAAGCGCTAGATGATGTCCTAGAGCCAACGGATATTCCTGATATTCCAGAGAACTGTATCGCTTACATTGATGGTTACGGCAACTTAAAGACCACTATTAAACAGAGCGATCGCAAAGCTGAGGTTGGCTCCGCAATCTCTGTGCGAATTGGTGACACAGAGCAAACCGCGATCGCCAGTGATGGTAGTTTTGCTGTAGAACCAGGGCAGATCGCTTTTGCGCCAGGTAGTAGCGGCTGGACAGATTCCGCAGGTCAAGAAACTCAATGGATGGAGTTATTTTTGCGGGGGCACAGTGCTTGGGAAGCATTTGGCAGACCAGCAGTCGGGTCACAGATTCAAATTCGAGAGCGAATTTTAGCTGGCAATAGCGGTCCTGCTTGA
- the menH gene encoding 2-succinyl-6-hydroxy-2,4-cyclohexadiene-1-carboxylate synthase encodes MAGKTTLGNYHWHYSLQGDPSQPLVLFLHGFLGDCHDFDSVISLLANQFCCLAVDLPGHGKTKVRGGNEPYAMPQTAQGLVQLLEQLEISPCSLVGYSMGGRLALYLALNFPQFFHRVGLESASPGLKTAAERSQRRDHDARLAEQLETENFSDFLRRWYDQPLFTSLKQHPDFEQIVERRLDNHPQELAQSLRYLSTGRQPSLWERLPENQLPLLLLVGEQDTKFRAINTEMANLCPKTTLSILPNCGHNIHWENPHRFAQQLRQFLAIAPDASKDTQRQNLCNINI; translated from the coding sequence ATGGCAGGGAAAACTACACTGGGTAACTATCACTGGCATTACTCTCTACAAGGTGATCCCAGTCAACCATTAGTTTTGTTTTTGCATGGCTTTTTGGGCGACTGTCATGATTTTGACTCTGTCATCTCCTTGCTAGCCAATCAGTTTTGCTGCTTAGCTGTGGACTTGCCAGGACATGGAAAAACGAAGGTCAGAGGTGGCAATGAACCTTACGCCATGCCGCAGACCGCTCAAGGGTTAGTTCAGCTTTTAGAACAATTAGAGATTTCTCCTTGTTCCTTAGTTGGCTATTCGATGGGTGGACGGCTGGCGTTATATCTAGCCCTCAATTTTCCTCAATTTTTTCATCGAGTCGGGTTAGAGTCAGCTTCGCCCGGACTCAAAACTGCTGCCGAGCGATCGCAACGCCGCGACCATGATGCCCGACTCGCCGAGCAATTAGAAACAGAGAATTTTTCCGATTTCCTGAGGCGATGGTATGACCAACCGCTTTTCACCTCCCTCAAGCAGCACCCAGATTTTGAGCAGATCGTAGAACGTCGCTTAGACAATCATCCTCAGGAACTGGCCCAATCTCTCCGCTATCTGAGTACAGGGCGGCAACCTTCTTTATGGGAGCGCTTACCAGAGAATCAACTGCCGTTGCTGTTGCTAGTAGGTGAACAGGATACGAAATTTAGAGCTATCAACACAGAAATGGCAAACTTATGTCCTAAAACTACATTGAGCATCTTGCCCAACTGCGGTCATAATATCCACTGGGAAAATCCCCACCGATTTGCTCAGCAACTGAGACAATTTTTGGCGATCGCACCTGATGCTAGCAAGGACACCCAGAGACAAAATCTATGCAATATCAATATTTAG
- a CDS encoding serine hydrolase → MQTVAKFPWFVPGLVGTLLLSAPAHADVLQSWRFDARQNQLEISTDEGVQPTAQLIANPSRVVIDLPGIRLGRPKTSQVIGGTVQAVRTGQFNAQTARFVVELAPGYTVDPQQVQVRGSSLTRWTVKLPTPQPTSAIANPPSNVPQAIATVAPPPETFGGLIPAGRPLTWLQQRVSSLRISKYSSLRSGISFLDMETGNYLDLNGDKVYATASIIKLPILIAFFQDVDAGKIKLNETLTMTRDMVVGGSGEMQDLPVGSKFTALETATKMITISDNTATNMIIKRMGGIQVLNQRFRSWGLEKTVIRNWLPDLRGTNTTTAKELTRLLAMLDQQKLLSSRSQAQAIGILQRVKNRKLLPVGLGRGATIAHKTGDIGFLLGDAGIVVMPNGKHYLAAILVESAYDDPAARDFIQDVSRIVYTYLDQAPRTASVNQPNP, encoded by the coding sequence ATGCAAACAGTTGCCAAGTTTCCCTGGTTTGTGCCCGGTTTAGTCGGTACGCTTTTACTTTCAGCTCCTGCCCACGCCGATGTTTTGCAATCTTGGCGGTTTGACGCCCGCCAGAATCAGTTAGAGATTAGCACTGATGAAGGAGTGCAACCAACGGCTCAACTGATTGCCAACCCTAGCCGTGTTGTAATTGATCTACCTGGTATCCGCTTGGGACGACCCAAAACCAGCCAAGTGATTGGAGGTACCGTACAAGCAGTGCGGACGGGTCAGTTCAATGCCCAGACAGCCCGATTCGTCGTGGAATTAGCACCGGGATATACGGTGGACCCGCAGCAAGTTCAGGTTAGAGGCAGTTCCTTAACTCGGTGGACGGTGAAGTTGCCCACGCCCCAACCCACCAGTGCGATCGCCAATCCTCCGAGTAATGTGCCGCAGGCGATCGCCACTGTCGCCCCGCCTCCTGAAACTTTCGGTGGCTTGATCCCAGCAGGGAGGCCTCTAACTTGGTTACAACAGCGAGTATCCTCGCTCCGTATCTCTAAATACTCATCCCTTCGCTCCGGAATTTCATTTCTGGATATGGAGACTGGCAATTATTTGGATTTGAACGGAGACAAAGTCTACGCGACTGCCAGCATTATTAAATTGCCCATCTTGATCGCCTTTTTCCAAGATGTAGATGCTGGCAAAATCAAGCTCAACGAAACCTTGACCATGACGCGAGATATGGTTGTCGGCGGCTCAGGAGAGATGCAAGATCTCCCTGTGGGCAGCAAATTCACGGCGTTGGAAACTGCCACGAAGATGATTACCATCAGTGACAACACTGCTACCAACATGATCATCAAGCGCATGGGTGGTATCCAGGTGCTTAACCAACGTTTCCGCAGTTGGGGGCTGGAGAAAACCGTGATTCGCAATTGGCTCCCTGACTTACGCGGCACCAATACCACCACTGCTAAAGAGTTGACCCGCCTATTGGCCATGCTAGATCAGCAGAAGTTGCTCTCTTCTAGGAGTCAAGCCCAAGCGATCGGCATTTTGCAACGAGTTAAAAATCGTAAACTCCTGCCTGTCGGGTTGGGACGAGGAGCCACGATCGCGCATAAAACTGGAGATATTGGCTTCCTTCTTGGAGATGCTGGAATTGTCGTCATGCCTAATGGCAAACACTATCTCGCCGCTATCTTAGTGGAAAGCGCTTACGACGACCCAGCCGCTAGAGACTTTATCCAGGATGTGTCTCGCATTGTCTACACTTACTTGGATCAGGCACCTCGTACTGCTTCGGTCAATCAACCCAATCCCTAA
- the petJ gene encoding cytochrome c6 PetJ, producing the protein MKQLIALLIVILIILSGAPSSAGAADVNQGAELFQIHCAGCHANGGNIIRRGKTLKQKALKKYKVDSLEAIAALVTSGKNNMPAFQERLSASQVQAVSAYVLEQAAQDWP; encoded by the coding sequence ATGAAGCAACTAATAGCTCTCCTTATAGTGATCCTTATTATTTTGAGTGGTGCCCCTAGCTCCGCTGGGGCTGCGGATGTGAATCAGGGAGCAGAACTTTTCCAGATTCACTGTGCTGGATGCCATGCCAATGGTGGCAATATTATTCGTCGCGGTAAAACTCTGAAGCAGAAAGCACTGAAGAAATATAAAGTAGACTCCTTGGAGGCGATCGCGGCTCTCGTAACTAGTGGCAAAAACAACATGCCTGCCTTCCAAGAGCGTTTAAGTGCGTCGCAGGTTCAAGCTGTGTCAGCTTATGTTTTAGAGCAAGCAGCTCAAGACTGGCCTTGA
- a CDS encoding glycosyltransferase family 4 protein, giving the protein MKNGSPLDLDRSLHLSIITQFYPPDYAATGQLIEELASQLSHQGIEVQVFTGQPGYAFQAKSAPATEKVERVLVRRSRTTQIWPQRIRGKVVSGLLFCLRSGLHLLKNSRRGNILLVTTAPPYLPVLGLFANLCFKLPYICLIYDLYPDVAIQLNVVSQKHWLARIWHAINWAVWSRSQQIIVLSPTMKQRIADRYPALSDKISVIHSWANPNTIVPIAKQDNWFAAQHHLTEKFTVLYSGNVGRCHDMATILAAADHLKNEAVQFVFIGSGAQYQSCIDQAQSLGLNNCLFLPYQDKKTLPYSLTACDLSLVSISPGMEGLVAPSKLYGTLAAGRPVAIICEPHSYLRQMLAAADCGQAFENGDGSGLAHFIRDLVQNRELSANLGAAGRRYLLTHFTPEIIAKQYSNVIKAQTKISYPVAVKAPLSLSFKLNHSWLSRLGFSRKA; this is encoded by the coding sequence ATGAAGAACGGTAGCCCTTTAGACCTTGATCGATCGCTGCATTTGTCGATTATTACGCAGTTTTATCCCCCCGATTATGCTGCTACCGGACAACTGATTGAAGAACTGGCCTCTCAATTAAGCCATCAAGGAATTGAAGTTCAGGTTTTTACGGGTCAACCGGGATACGCTTTTCAAGCTAAATCGGCTCCAGCGACTGAGAAGGTTGAGCGGGTCCTAGTTCGGCGTTCGCGAACTACCCAAATTTGGCCGCAGCGCATCCGGGGAAAAGTAGTTAGTGGTTTGCTATTTTGTCTGCGTTCTGGACTACATTTACTAAAGAATTCTCGACGAGGAAATATTCTTCTCGTTACCACAGCACCTCCGTATTTGCCAGTTTTAGGTCTCTTTGCTAACTTATGCTTTAAGCTGCCTTATATTTGTCTAATTTATGATCTATATCCTGACGTCGCGATTCAGCTGAATGTTGTTTCGCAAAAACACTGGTTAGCTCGAATTTGGCATGCAATTAATTGGGCTGTTTGGAGTAGATCGCAGCAGATTATTGTCTTGAGTCCTACCATGAAGCAGCGGATTGCTGATCGGTACCCAGCTTTAAGCGATAAAATTTCAGTGATTCATAGCTGGGCGAATCCTAATACAATTGTGCCGATCGCCAAGCAAGATAATTGGTTTGCAGCGCAGCACCATTTAACTGAAAAATTTACGGTGCTTTATTCGGGAAATGTTGGCCGCTGCCATGATATGGCAACCATTTTAGCGGCGGCAGATCACCTCAAAAATGAAGCTGTTCAATTTGTATTTATTGGTAGTGGAGCCCAGTATCAAAGTTGTATTGATCAGGCTCAAAGTCTAGGTCTCAATAATTGCTTGTTTCTGCCTTATCAAGATAAGAAGACCTTGCCCTACTCCTTAACTGCCTGCGATTTGTCCTTGGTGAGCATTAGTCCGGGGATGGAAGGATTGGTCGCTCCTAGTAAACTTTATGGCACGCTGGCCGCTGGGCGTCCTGTCGCCATTATTTGTGAACCCCACTCCTATCTTCGTCAGATGCTAGCAGCAGCTGATTGTGGTCAAGCGTTTGAGAATGGAGATGGTAGTGGTTTAGCTCACTTTATTCGTGACTTGGTTCAGAACCGCGAACTATCAGCGAACTTAGGGGCAGCAGGGCGGCGTTATCTTTTAACTCACTTTACGCCAGAGATCATTGCCAAGCAATACTCTAATGTGATCAAGGCTCAAACGAAGATTTCCTACCCCGTAGCCGTAAAAGCTCCTCTCTCTTTATCTTTCAAGTTGAATCATAGCTGGTTATCTAGACTAGGATTCTCTAGAAAAGCTTGA
- a CDS encoding polysaccharide biosynthesis tyrosine autokinase, producing the protein MEPSPYSLVPGNLQPPGELQPQALPLTYYAPQPYYAPKDELDLKSFLEVLRRRALIVASVAIAVTATTWGWTWSQTPIYKGDFQVLVEPVTDTPSPQQLLQENQNALQPTFDYATQIEVLRSPGLLAPAVSKLQKLYPDLNYGSLVSNLTITQLSNTKILLVSYRDSDPKKVHTVLESLSDLYLNYGVQQRQVSLQQGTQFVDGQLPKLRERVSSLQEELEKFRQRYSLIDPESRGNELSELISDVEKQQQEARTQLIEAQSLYGTLQNQVGYRPTEAIAAASLSESPRYQQLLNQIQEVEAQIAVELARFQPTSPNIQILEDKKQQLEALLGEESQKVLGNQTRPSGADGNLTSISLDLSKQLVNTANQVQVLQMRNLALAEVERNLKQNFELVPALARQYTDLQRELKVATESLNRFLGTKETLQIEASQKAIPWQVISAPQEPQQPISPNTPRNLALGVVAGLLLGTGAALLTEKLDNVFHSPTDLKDLTRLPLLGVVPFQKRLPEPAYGVVAPRFTLPEQNLAPEFSEQSQLETFNLENSPVASPSHYTTSPFLESFRSLYTNVRLLGSDTPIRSLVVGSAVPAEGKSTISLQLAKAAAAMGQRVLLVDADMRRPQVHTYLGLANMRGLSHLIATNVTAEEVIQRSPSDENLFIITAGQIPPDPTKLLSSKKMQNLMEELQESFDLVIYDTPPVLGLADSSILATYTDGIIMVVGLGKTDRSTLVMALDSLRISSTPVLGIVANGIKGYTTQSYDYYNRYYTQKRDSVPLEIPANLS; encoded by the coding sequence ATGGAACCATCCCCCTATTCTTTAGTACCAGGAAATCTCCAGCCACCTGGCGAACTACAACCTCAGGCTCTGCCCCTGACATACTACGCTCCCCAGCCCTACTATGCCCCCAAGGACGAGCTTGATCTTAAAAGCTTTCTAGAGGTTTTACGTCGTAGAGCGTTGATTGTGGCGAGTGTGGCGATCGCAGTCACAGCAACCACTTGGGGATGGACTTGGAGTCAAACCCCAATCTACAAGGGTGACTTTCAAGTTTTGGTGGAACCTGTCACCGATACGCCATCTCCCCAGCAGTTATTACAAGAGAATCAAAACGCCCTCCAACCCACCTTTGACTACGCGACTCAAATTGAGGTGCTGCGCAGCCCTGGATTATTAGCTCCGGCAGTATCAAAGTTGCAGAAGCTATATCCCGACCTCAACTATGGTTCCTTAGTGAGTAATCTCACCATTACTCAGCTCAGCAACACCAAAATCCTTCTAGTCAGCTACCGCGACTCCGATCCCAAGAAGGTGCACACGGTCCTTGAAAGCTTGTCAGATTTATACCTCAACTATGGTGTGCAACAGCGACAAGTTAGCTTGCAGCAAGGCACTCAGTTTGTCGATGGACAACTGCCAAAGCTGCGCGAACGAGTTAGCAGCCTGCAAGAAGAGCTGGAAAAATTTCGTCAAAGATACAGTCTCATTGATCCAGAGTCACGGGGCAATGAACTATCTGAACTCATTAGTGATGTAGAAAAACAACAGCAAGAAGCTCGCACGCAACTCATTGAGGCTCAATCCCTCTACGGCACCTTACAAAATCAAGTAGGATACCGCCCAACGGAGGCGATCGCTGCTGCCTCTTTGAGTGAATCTCCCCGCTACCAACAACTGCTCAATCAAATTCAAGAAGTGGAAGCTCAAATTGCGGTTGAATTAGCTCGGTTTCAACCAACCAGTCCTAATATTCAAATCCTGGAAGACAAGAAGCAGCAGTTAGAAGCCCTTCTAGGCGAAGAATCCCAAAAGGTCTTGGGCAACCAGACGCGACCCAGCGGTGCGGATGGTAACTTAACCTCCATTTCTTTAGACCTCAGTAAACAGTTGGTGAATACAGCCAATCAAGTGCAAGTGCTGCAAATGCGAAATTTGGCCCTTGCAGAAGTAGAGCGCAACCTAAAGCAAAACTTTGAGCTTGTACCAGCGCTGGCCAGACAATACACTGACTTACAGCGAGAACTAAAGGTTGCCACCGAAAGCTTGAATCGCTTCTTGGGCACCAAAGAAACGCTGCAAATTGAAGCATCCCAGAAAGCAATTCCGTGGCAAGTTATTTCGGCCCCCCAAGAACCACAGCAACCGATTTCGCCCAATACTCCTCGCAATTTAGCTCTGGGTGTTGTCGCAGGCTTACTTCTGGGAACTGGAGCCGCGTTACTCACCGAAAAGCTAGACAACGTTTTTCATTCCCCCACCGATCTAAAAGATTTGACCCGGTTACCGCTGCTAGGAGTAGTGCCGTTTCAAAAACGTTTACCCGAACCTGCGTATGGTGTTGTGGCTCCTCGCTTCACCTTACCAGAGCAGAACCTTGCTCCTGAGTTTAGTGAGCAATCGCAATTAGAAACCTTCAATCTAGAAAATTCTCCCGTTGCCAGTCCTAGCCATTACACCACTTCTCCTTTCTTAGAATCCTTCCGATCGCTTTATACAAATGTTCGTTTGTTAGGATCAGATACTCCTATCCGCTCCCTAGTCGTAGGGTCGGCAGTTCCGGCGGAAGGCAAATCTACGATCTCCCTACAACTGGCAAAAGCAGCCGCAGCGATGGGTCAGCGAGTCTTATTGGTCGATGCTGATATGCGCCGCCCCCAAGTCCATACTTACTTAGGCCTAGCCAATATGCGAGGGTTGAGCCACCTAATCGCTACCAATGTGACTGCTGAAGAGGTAATTCAGCGATCGCCTAGTGACGAAAATCTCTTTATCATCACCGCAGGACAAATTCCGCCTGATCCTACGAAGTTGCTCTCCTCCAAAAAGATGCAAAACCTGATGGAAGAGTTGCAGGAGAGCTTTGACTTAGTGATCTACGATACGCCTCCCGTCTTAGGGCTGGCAGATAGTAGCATCTTAGCCACCTATACCGATGGAATCATCATGGTAGTAGGACTCGGAAAAACCGATCGCTCAACCTTGGTCATGGCTTTAGATAGTCTCAGGATTTCTTCCACCCCCGTCCTAGGCATTGTGGCGAATGGCATTAAGGGCTACACCACTCAATCCTATGACTACTACAATCGCTACTACACCCAAAAGCGCGATTCTGTCCCCCTAGAAATTCCTGCAAACCTAAGTTAG